One segment of Podarcis muralis chromosome 17, rPodMur119.hap1.1, whole genome shotgun sequence DNA contains the following:
- the LOC144325993 gene encoding muscle, skeletal receptor tyrosine protein kinase-like, with the protein MEDNARKGIYKPGLMLLTLPKCNSLPSIQQDPNTCTRIPQFELKKEDITTTCYKGNGLTYEGPVNVTTSGIPCQKWNEQVPHSHRKTPLAFPELSNAENYCRNPGGENARPWCYTRDSSVKWEYCNVPHCGDASLTQETTKLSAAPPRFPFTPSSSPTYSMTVIISIISSFAMLIILVILALVCCRRRKQLKNKTRESAPPALTTLPSELLLDRLHPNPMYQRMPLLLNPKLFSLEYPRNNIEYVRDIGEGAFGRVFQARAPGLLPYEPFTMVAVKMLKEEASADMQADFQREAALMAEFDNPNIVKLLGVCAVGKPMCLLFEYMAFGDLNEYLRNRSPRNLCSLSDNNLDMRIRPSSPSVPGLSCTDQLCIAKQVAAGMAYLSERKFVHRDLATRNCLVGENMVVKIADFGLSRNMYSADYYKANENDAIPIRWMPPESIFYNRYTTESDVWAYGVVLWEIFAFGLQPYYGMAHEEVIYYVRDGNVLSCPDNCPLELYNLMRLCWSKLPSDRPSFASIYRILERMYERAVAADHA; encoded by the exons ATGGAAGATAATGCCCGCAAAGGAATCTATAAGCCTGGATTGATGTTGCTTACCCTTCCCAAGTGCAACAGTCTTCCCAGCATACAGCAGGACCCTAATACTTGCACGAGGATCCCACAGTTTG AGCTTAAAAAGGAGGATATAACAA CAACTTGTTACAAAGGCAATGGGTTGACCTATGAGGGTCCTGTCAACGTCACAACCTCTGGGATTCCCTGTCAGAAGTGGAATGAACAG GTACCCCATTCACACCGGAAAACCCCTCTGGCTTTCCCAGAGCTGTCCAATGCAGAAAACTATTGCCGCAATCCAGGGGGTGAAAATGCACGGCCCTGGTGTTACACGAGGGactcatctgtgaaatgggaatacTGCAATGTGCCTCATTGTGGAGATG CATCTTTGACCCAGGAAACGACGAAGTTGAGTGCGGCTCCTCCACGTTTCCCCTtcaccccctcttcttccccgACATACTCTATGACTGTCATTATCTCCATCATCTCTAGTTTTGCGATGCTGATCATCCTTGTGATCCTGGCTCTTGTTTGTTGCCGGAGGCGCAAgcagctgaaaaacaaaacaag GGAGTCAGCACCCCCAGCCCTGACAACACTTCCTTCTGAGCTCTTATTGGACAGATTGCACCCAAATCCCATGTACCAGCGCATGCCTCTACTCTTGAACCCAAAGTTATTCAGTCTGGAATATCCACGGAACAATATCGAATATGTCAGAGATATTGGAGAAGGCGCTTTCGGCCGGGTCTTCCAAGCAAG GGCTCCTGGACTGCTTCCTTACGAGCCGTTCACGATGGTGGCTGTGAAGATGCTCAAAGAAGAAGCCTCGGCGGACATGCAGGCAGACTTCCAGAGAGAGGCGGCCCTCATGGCTGAATTTGATAATCCAAACATTGTGAAACTTTTAG GGGTGTGTGCTGTTGGAAAGCCCATGTGCCTACTTTTCGAATACATGGCCTTTGGGGACCTCAACGAATACCTGCGCAACCGATCGCCACGCAACCTCTGTAGCCTAAGCGACAATAACCTTGACATGCGGATCAGGCCCTCGAGCCCCAGCGTGCCCGGTCTCTCGTGCACCGACCAGCTCTGCATTGCCAAACAGGTGGCAGCTGGCATGGCCTACCTCTCAGAACGCAAGTTTGTGCACCGCGACTTGGCCACCAGGAACTGTTTGGTGGGAGAAAACATGGTGGTCAAAATTGCAGACTTTGGTCTCTCCAGGAATATGTACTCGGCAGACTATTACAAAGCCAACGAGAACGACGCCATTCCCATTCGATGGATGCCCCCCGAGTCCATCTTCTACAATCGCTATACGACTGAGTCTGACGTCTGGGCCTACGGCGTGGTCCTGTGGGAGATCTTTGCCTTCGGCCTGCAGCCCTATTATGGGATGGCTCACGAGGAAGTCATCTATTATGTGAGAGACGGAAATGTCCTCTCTTGCCCAGATAACTGCCCTCTGGAGCTGTACAACCTCATGCGCCTCTGTTGGAGCAAGCTCCCTTCTGACAGGCCGAGCTTTGCGAGCATCTATCGCATTCTGGAGCGCATGTATGAGAGGGCAGTGGCAGCTGATCATGCATGA